Proteins from a genomic interval of Desulfofustis limnaeus:
- a CDS encoding aminomethyltransferase family protein yields MTTEKTAVRKTVLFDWHLANHATMAEFGGYQMPLWYPSGAKHEHRTVLTGVGLFDTSHMGVLTVAGEAAWSLLQHCFSRDLRTCIGIKPGPLTPGRCVYGLFLRENGTVLDDAIISQLGPERYLVVVNSGMGPIVREHLLLHANGPVDVADRSGRIGKIDVQGPAAALVLEGLLGDPDKVLSDMIYFSCKGDVEEGPTAVLLRDKTPILLSRTGYTGEFGFEIYLPAAATVSVWEQLLAAGRNREIAACGLASRDSLRTGAVLPLSHQDIGDWLFQNTPWSFVLPWDETGQRFSKSFIGAEGLSAARDKSYTYPFAGYDPRKIPVTDKTVVLDRHEVAIGTVLTCTTDMGIDRVGEQIVSIVSPESAGRPADFLARGLSCGFVKTNRPCVAGEQVRLTDGKRSVPVEIRRDIRPDRTARRSMREMRNQEMRGETR; encoded by the coding sequence ATGACCACAGAAAAGACCGCTGTGCGGAAAACCGTGCTGTTCGACTGGCACCTGGCCAATCACGCGACCATGGCAGAGTTCGGGGGATACCAGATGCCCCTGTGGTATCCATCTGGCGCCAAACATGAACATCGGACGGTACTGACCGGAGTCGGTTTGTTCGATACCAGCCACATGGGAGTTCTCACTGTCGCCGGAGAGGCTGCCTGGTCGTTGTTGCAGCACTGTTTCAGCCGTGATTTGCGTACCTGTATTGGGATCAAGCCAGGACCTTTGACGCCAGGCCGGTGTGTTTACGGTTTATTCTTGCGAGAAAACGGCACCGTTCTGGACGACGCCATTATCAGCCAACTGGGACCGGAACGGTATCTGGTGGTGGTGAACAGCGGCATGGGACCAATCGTCAGAGAGCATCTGCTGCTGCACGCCAACGGGCCGGTGGACGTGGCGGACCGCAGCGGTAGGATCGGCAAGATCGATGTCCAGGGGCCAGCCGCCGCCCTGGTTTTGGAAGGTTTGTTGGGCGACCCCGATAAGGTGTTGTCCGATATGATCTATTTCTCCTGCAAAGGAGATGTCGAGGAAGGGCCGACGGCGGTCCTCTTGCGGGACAAGACGCCAATCCTGCTCTCTCGCACCGGTTATACCGGAGAGTTCGGGTTTGAGATCTATCTGCCCGCTGCCGCTACGGTTTCTGTCTGGGAGCAGTTGCTGGCGGCGGGGCGGAACCGGGAGATTGCCGCCTGTGGACTGGCGTCTCGCGATTCCCTCCGCACCGGGGCGGTGCTCCCCTTGTCCCATCAGGACATCGGCGATTGGCTCTTCCAGAATACGCCGTGGTCGTTTGTCCTGCCCTGGGACGAGACCGGTCAACGTTTCAGTAAATCTTTCATCGGAGCTGAGGGTTTGTCGGCAGCCAGGGACAAGAGCTACACCTATCCGTTTGCTGGTTACGACCCGAGAAAGATCCCGGTGACCGACAAGACCGTGGTGCTCGATCGACACGAGGTGGCGATCGGCACGGTCCTGACCTGTACGACGGACATGGGGATTGATCGGGTCGGTGAACAGATCGTCAGCATCGTTAGCCCGGAGTCGGCCGGTCGGCCGGCCGATTTCCTGGCGCGCGGCTTGAGTTGCGGGTTCGTCAAGACGAACCGTCCCTGTGTTGCCGGAGAACAAGTGCGATTAACGGACGGGAAACGGAGTGTGCCGGTGGAGATCAGGCGGGATATTCGGCCCGACCGGACCGCTCGCCGGTCAATGCGAGAGATGAGAAACCAGGAAATGAGGGGAGAGACGAGATGA
- the gcvH gene encoding glycine cleavage system protein GcvH, translating to MKEIDELNLPGDVYYSPEHEWARKEGETVKVGISDYAQDQLGDIVFVELPDVGAILEKGEEFGTLESVKAVSEIYAPLSGEVVAVNKTLVDAPELLNEDPYDNWIIELRPSVEDEYDELLSRDDYLALLQG from the coding sequence ATGAAAGAGATTGATGAATTGAACCTGCCCGGTGACGTCTACTATTCGCCGGAACATGAGTGGGCGCGCAAGGAAGGAGAGACGGTGAAGGTGGGAATCAGCGATTACGCGCAAGACCAGTTGGGCGATATCGTCTTCGTTGAATTGCCGGATGTCGGTGCGATCCTGGAGAAAGGAGAGGAGTTCGGGACCTTGGAATCGGTCAAGGCGGTTTCGGAGATCTATGCGCCGTTGAGCGGTGAAGTGGTGGCGGTCAATAAGACCCTGGTCGATGCACCGGAACTGCTTAACGAGGACCCCTATGATAACTGGATTATCGAACTACGGCCAAGTGTTGAAGACGAGTATGACGAACTGCTCAGCCGTGACGACTATCTGGCCCTCCTGCAAGGATGA
- the gcvPA gene encoding aminomethyl-transferring glycine dehydrogenase subunit GcvPA — MRYLPHTPDEIEAMLAVIGRQELDDLFTSIPADCRFSGLPEVPGPYTEWDLIARFKELGDRIPGAASRSVLIGGGSYYHHIPEIVRALAGRSEFVTSYTPYQPEMAQGTLQGIFEYQTLTARLLGMDVANASMYDGASALAEALLMALRVSRKKRTVALSAAIHPHYRQVVRTYLEPGGFSIVELPVAATGRTDLTALPKSGELAAVAVQSPNFFGVIEDLVLAAEGAHAADALCVTGFTEPFAYGLLRNPGACGADIVCGEGQSFGLAPSFGGAGLGMFACRQHYLRQMPGRVVGETVDMDNKRGFVLTLSTREQHIRREKATSNICSNQGLCAMTAAIYMASLGGSGLRRVAQLNHDKAEYLKHVLLAAGATLLFDGPTFNEFVAVMPSGFQRQRERLAERGIIAGLEISPWYPDYQNAFLFCATEMVSRSILDEISEEVRS; from the coding sequence ATGCGCTATCTGCCCCATACACCGGATGAGATCGAGGCGATGCTGGCCGTTATCGGCAGACAAGAACTCGACGACCTGTTTACGTCAATCCCAGCTGATTGCCGTTTCTCGGGGTTGCCGGAGGTTCCCGGCCCCTATACCGAATGGGATCTGATTGCCAGATTCAAGGAACTCGGCGACCGCATTCCTGGTGCCGCTTCCCGGTCTGTGCTGATCGGGGGTGGCAGCTACTATCATCATATCCCGGAGATCGTCCGCGCCCTGGCCGGTCGTTCCGAATTCGTCACCTCCTATACGCCCTATCAGCCGGAGATGGCGCAGGGAACGCTGCAGGGGATTTTCGAATATCAGACCTTGACGGCGAGGCTGCTCGGCATGGATGTGGCAAACGCCTCCATGTACGACGGTGCTTCGGCGCTGGCTGAAGCATTGCTCATGGCCTTGCGGGTGTCCCGGAAAAAAAGGACAGTGGCCCTCTCTGCCGCAATCCACCCGCACTATCGGCAGGTGGTGCGCACCTACTTGGAGCCTGGTGGGTTCAGCATCGTGGAGCTACCGGTGGCGGCGACCGGCCGGACCGATCTGACGGCGTTACCGAAAAGCGGGGAGCTCGCTGCCGTAGCCGTCCAGTCCCCCAATTTCTTCGGGGTGATCGAAGATCTTGTTCTGGCCGCGGAGGGCGCCCATGCAGCCGACGCGCTCTGTGTGACCGGTTTTACCGAACCCTTTGCCTACGGACTGTTGCGAAATCCCGGAGCCTGCGGGGCCGATATCGTTTGTGGCGAGGGACAGAGCTTCGGCCTGGCCCCGTCGTTCGGTGGCGCCGGACTCGGTATGTTTGCCTGTCGTCAGCACTATCTGCGCCAGATGCCAGGCAGGGTGGTCGGTGAGACGGTGGACATGGACAACAAGCGCGGTTTCGTCCTCACCCTGTCGACCCGTGAGCAGCATATCCGCCGGGAGAAGGCGACCTCGAACATCTGTTCCAACCAGGGGCTCTGCGCCATGACGGCCGCCATCTATATGGCCAGCCTGGGCGGCAGCGGACTGCGTCGAGTCGCTCAACTCAATCATGACAAGGCCGAGTATCTGAAACACGTGCTACTGGCCGCCGGGGCCACCCTGCTGTTCGACGGACCGACCTTCAACGAGTTCGTGGCGGTGATGCCGTCCGGATTCCAGCGGCAGCGCGAGCGACTGGCGGAGCGGGGTATCATCGCCGGCCTGGAGATCAGCCCTTGGTACCCCGATTACCAAAACGCCTTTCTGTTCTGCGCAACCGAGATGGTGAGTCGATCAATTCTCGATGAAATCAGCGAAGAGGTGCGATCATGA
- the gcvPB gene encoding aminomethyl-transferring glycine dehydrogenase subunit GcvPB — protein MINGPGSTGLVLDEPLLWEKGKHGRSAFSLPVPDVPESVVDADLLGDDLDFPDLSEVDVVRHYTRLSQWNFGIDSGMYPLGSCTMKYNPKINDRLAATPALAAAHPLLDATACQGVLELLFDLERFLAAITGMDAVSLQPAAGAQGELTAMLMFAAYFRKKGERRTKILIPDTAHGTNPASAALCGFSPVSLQSGPDGILSPESVAAVMDEQTVGIMLTNPNTLGLFEEHIRTITEVVHQHGGLVYGDGANLNAVMGMVDFKRCGVDAMHLNLHKTFSTPHGGGGPGAGPVCVVAKLEPFLPVPRIMKDDEGFSLETGHPDSIGRMHAFFGNVSVLVRAYSYILTMGPEFLRQASQLAVLNAVYVREQLRDTLELAYDRPSLHECVFSDRRQHQFKVTTLDMAKRLIDHGYHPPTIYFPLVVPGAIMIEPTETECKEDLDRFIAVFKEVVQEAAVDAERLRQAPTRTKVRRLDETRAARNPCLKG, from the coding sequence ATGATCAACGGCCCGGGAAGTACCGGACTCGTACTTGACGAGCCGCTGCTGTGGGAAAAAGGGAAACACGGTCGGTCAGCGTTCAGCCTGCCCGTCCCGGATGTGCCGGAAAGCGTGGTAGATGCGGACTTGCTCGGCGATGATCTGGATTTCCCGGATCTCAGTGAGGTGGATGTGGTGCGGCATTACACCCGACTCTCCCAATGGAATTTCGGAATCGACAGCGGTATGTATCCTTTGGGGTCCTGCACCATGAAATATAACCCCAAAATCAACGATCGTCTGGCGGCAACGCCGGCACTGGCGGCCGCCCATCCGCTGCTGGACGCGACAGCATGCCAGGGCGTGCTGGAACTGCTCTTCGATCTGGAACGATTTCTGGCGGCGATCACCGGGATGGACGCGGTATCGCTACAGCCGGCGGCCGGGGCCCAGGGTGAATTGACGGCGATGCTGATGTTTGCCGCCTATTTTCGCAAGAAAGGCGAACGGCGCACGAAGATCCTGATCCCCGACACCGCCCACGGCACCAACCCGGCCAGTGCCGCCCTCTGTGGTTTTTCCCCGGTTTCGCTGCAGTCGGGGCCTGATGGGATACTCTCGCCGGAATCCGTGGCGGCGGTCATGGATGAGCAAACCGTCGGGATCATGCTCACCAATCCCAACACGCTTGGCCTCTTCGAGGAGCATATCCGCACCATTACCGAGGTCGTTCATCAGCACGGCGGCCTGGTTTACGGGGATGGAGCCAACCTTAACGCCGTCATGGGAATGGTTGATTTCAAACGATGCGGCGTTGACGCCATGCATCTGAACCTGCACAAAACCTTTTCCACACCGCATGGCGGCGGTGGTCCCGGCGCCGGGCCGGTATGTGTGGTGGCCAAGCTCGAACCGTTTTTGCCGGTTCCCCGGATAATGAAGGACGACGAGGGATTCAGCCTGGAGACCGGCCATCCCGACAGTATTGGCCGCATGCATGCCTTTTTCGGCAATGTCAGTGTGCTGGTGCGGGCGTACAGTTACATCCTTACCATGGGGCCGGAGTTTTTACGTCAGGCGAGCCAGCTGGCGGTCCTCAATGCCGTTTATGTCCGCGAGCAGCTGCGGGACACGCTGGAGCTGGCCTATGACCGACCGTCGTTGCATGAGTGTGTTTTTTCCGACCGGCGCCAGCACCAGTTCAAGGTGACCACGCTGGATATGGCCAAGCGGTTGATCGATCACGGGTACCATCCACCCACCATTTATTTCCCGCTGGTGGTCCCTGGAGCGATCATGATCGAACCGACCGAAACCGAGTGCAAGGAGGATTTGGATCGGTTCATCGCCGTTTTCAAGGAAGTCGTGCAGGAAGCGGCTGTTGATGCGGAACGGCTGCGCCAGGCCCCGACCAGGACCAAGGTTCGGCGGCTCGATGAAACACGAGCGGCACGCAATCCGTGCCTGAAAGGATGA
- the lipA gene encoding lipoyl synthase, producing the protein MIENHGVLPYRQAYDRQVQLVEMLHRQPAEPDRCLVLEHPAVFTLGRNGSTKHVSVDESFLRQRGIELIRVERGGEVTYHGPGQLVCYPIINLRRRGLSVVDFVNLLEEVMLRTAAACGVSAGRDERNRGVWVHGRKLGSVGIAIRHGITFHGLAFNVSLDLEPFTWVNPCGLTQVAITSLERECGSPVVLETVRQELIIALQQVFTGRRQVQPSESEAGRNQRLAKPKWLKKPLPSGGAYEQTRRLIDRGRLQTVCREARCPNQFECYGRGTATFMIMGQTCTRNCRFCAVGHGRPEPLDDEEPRRIATAVAEMGLDHVVLTSVTRDDLADGGAGHFIQTIGAIREMVPGTPVEILIPDLLGNWESLRRLCAAHPEVINHNIETVPRLYDRVRPQADYRRSLDLLQVVRETVPTIVTKSGLMLGLGETLPEIWQTLEDLRRAGCQLLTLGQYLQPTRGHLPVHRYLTPEEFNELRLVAFGLGFTGVASGPHVRSSFQAGQLFRQIGRDTTS; encoded by the coding sequence GTGATCGAAAACCACGGTGTACTGCCGTATCGGCAAGCCTACGACAGGCAAGTGCAGCTGGTGGAGATGTTGCATCGTCAGCCGGCGGAGCCGGACCGCTGCCTGGTCCTTGAGCATCCTGCCGTATTCACCCTCGGCAGAAACGGGTCCACCAAACATGTAAGTGTCGATGAATCCTTCCTGCGGCAACGCGGTATTGAGTTGATCCGGGTGGAGCGCGGTGGTGAGGTAACGTATCACGGACCTGGACAACTGGTCTGTTACCCGATCATCAATCTGCGTCGTCGCGGTCTGAGTGTCGTCGACTTTGTCAATCTATTGGAGGAGGTCATGCTGCGGACCGCCGCTGCCTGCGGCGTGTCGGCCGGCCGTGACGAGCGGAATCGTGGGGTGTGGGTGCACGGAAGAAAACTGGGCAGTGTCGGTATCGCCATTCGCCATGGCATCACCTTCCATGGGTTGGCGTTCAATGTCAGTCTCGATCTCGAACCCTTCACCTGGGTCAATCCCTGCGGTTTGACCCAGGTGGCCATCACCTCGCTGGAACGCGAGTGCGGATCACCAGTGGTCCTCGAGACGGTGCGGCAGGAATTGATCATCGCGTTACAGCAGGTCTTTACCGGCCGTCGTCAGGTCCAGCCCAGCGAGTCTGAGGCGGGTCGGAACCAGCGGTTAGCGAAGCCGAAATGGCTGAAGAAACCGCTTCCGTCCGGAGGGGCGTACGAACAGACACGCCGCCTGATCGATCGGGGGCGCTTGCAGACAGTTTGTCGGGAAGCGCGGTGCCCCAATCAGTTCGAGTGCTATGGTCGAGGCACGGCGACTTTCATGATCATGGGACAGACCTGCACGCGAAACTGCCGGTTCTGCGCTGTCGGCCATGGGCGGCCCGAACCACTTGATGATGAGGAGCCGCGGCGGATCGCCACGGCGGTTGCCGAGATGGGACTCGATCATGTGGTGCTTACTTCGGTGACCAGGGATGATCTTGCCGATGGCGGTGCTGGACATTTCATCCAAACCATAGGAGCCATCCGCGAGATGGTCCCGGGGACCCCCGTTGAGATCCTTATTCCCGACCTGCTCGGTAATTGGGAATCGTTACGCCGCCTCTGTGCGGCGCATCCCGAGGTGATCAATCACAATATCGAGACGGTGCCGAGATTGTACGACCGGGTCCGCCCACAGGCCGATTACCGCCGCTCGCTCGATCTTCTGCAGGTGGTGCGTGAAACGGTGCCGACGATTGTCACCAAATCTGGATTAATGCTCGGCCTCGGTGAGACCCTGCCCGAGATCTGGCAGACGCTCGAAGATCTTCGCCGAGCAGGCTGCCAATTGCTGACGCTTGGTCAATATCTCCAGCCCACGAGAGGTCATTTGCCGGTTCACCGCTACCTGACGCCGGAGGAATTCAACGAGCTTCGTTTAGTGGCTTTTGGCCTTGGTTTTACCGGTGTGGCATCGGGACCGCATGTGCGTAGTTCTTTTCAGGCAGGTCAACTCTTTCGTCAGATAGGCCGCGACACGACCAGCTGA
- a CDS encoding DUF2062 domain-containing protein, with protein sequence MQNVSPRKHVIPFRSVIKWMVRLRRSPRAIAGGFALGTFIAFTPTMGVQFAIVLFLATLLNMNRPAALVTIWITNVATMAPIYTFNYWVGSLMWEGPSTADVYHVFADLAVQMMKLDGWEMLEQFKAVMNLSQEIIIPLIIGSILVGLIAAFIVYVASFAMLRYLLMRKHRKRILS encoded by the coding sequence GTGCAAAACGTTTCTCCTCGTAAACATGTTATCCCTTTCCGCTCGGTAATCAAATGGATGGTGCGGCTGCGCCGTTCTCCCCGAGCGATTGCCGGAGGGTTTGCGCTTGGGACCTTTATCGCCTTCACCCCGACCATGGGGGTGCAGTTTGCCATTGTGCTGTTTCTTGCCACTCTGCTGAATATGAATCGGCCGGCGGCGCTGGTGACCATTTGGATCACCAACGTAGCCACCATGGCACCGATCTATACGTTCAATTACTGGGTCGGCAGCTTGATGTGGGAGGGGCCGTCCACCGCTGATGTGTATCATGTTTTTGCCGATCTGGCGGTTCAGATGATGAAACTGGATGGGTGGGAGATGCTGGAGCAGTTCAAAGCGGTGATGAACCTCAGCCAGGAGATTATCATCCCGCTGATCATCGGCAGCATCTTGGTCGGCCTGATAGCCGCGTTTATCGTCTATGTGGCGTCGTTTGCCATGCTTCGCTATCTGCTGATGCGTAAACATCGCAAACGGATCCTCTCTTAA
- a CDS encoding acyl-CoA dehydratase activase — protein MPEPRNILGIDVGSVAIGLVVVDRRKRVVVSAYRFHHGEVRRALAETLAAQIDLQQIDLIAATASTPMWVKADRRYDNQVAVITAARMAIPRVRGILNVGGEKFSLAVFDEQGSYRGSRANTSCAAGTGAFLDQQAVRLSLSSAEELGNTALACRTEGPKIASRCAVFAKTDLIHAQQEGYRLEEICDGLCRGLAKNIVDTLFSAEIESGDIIFCGGVSRNRAVVHHIEDLTGRIITVPDNSHLFGAIGACVCLLQDREEQDIPARQGVAQAGVMGRSSVEKKYYYQPLALQWSSYPSFQGRERYEYPVSGGAAVEVDIYSDLAAETAWQVRLGIDIGSTSTKAALVDAAGQVIAGFYTRTAGQPLVAVQSICRSIADIEAKRGRSFSINGCATTGSGRKFIGIIVGADLVVDEITAHARAAYQLNPQVDTIIEIGGQDAKFTTLADGRVTSSTMNTVCAAGTGSFIEEQAARLGCPLVELSDRTAGIAAPLASDRCTVFMERDINHLLSEGYRVDEVLAAVLHSVRENYLLKVAQESAIGDVVCFQGATAKNRSLVAAFEQKLGKPIHVSRFCHLTGALGSALILADEENDQRSASRFVGLELHRLTIPLRSEVCDLCANHCKLSVAEVAGKQVAYGFLCGRDYDTKAFVKRESRAYDLLGERRRPLKKTRVTASDEIRIGIPAAVHLIDDMGLWQRFFSYLDIPTVISHSSRDALKRGTYLRKAEFCAPVTAMHGHVDWLLDQADYVFLPVYLEDRTREGRRHYCYYTQYLPPLAAAAVPEGDDRVLSPVLRYLYTSFHTKMQLYRMLQPITRRSIGFLEVSTAYDRASSEDQNDRITRRQAFAQRLQERQGDDGDIAVVFLGRPYNVLAPELNGSIPGLFRSLGIDAYFQDMVAVEPESLQRIRPLLNEIHWKYAARILEKAEAIGALPGVYPVYLTSFKCAPDSFALDYFKRIMAHHNKPYLILELDEHDSNVGYETRIEAAVRSFRNHRAGAEAAKRTHSLFVRPQAQRDCTGKTIIFPNWDRITCSFLVSVLRHEGIDAVLMEESDDSIRRSLKHNTGQCIPLNAIAQGYMDTIAAHGLEPDRCLLWLNESWLACNIRLYPHHIRTILADHGLRDAGVYLGNLSLSEIGLRAVKDAYFCYLFGGMLRRVACRIRPYEVYPGETDRVVERAITMLNEAFAGGLDKEGMLEEIIGRFEWIETRSEPRPKVAIFGDLYSRDNRVMNQDLIRFIERHGGEVLTTPYSDYAKMIAFPYFRKWFNEGHYLHVLSNSAALMTMKQLEKTYQAIFNRILREPVKEFNDSPADILARFGVAIEHTGESMDNLLKVHYTKKFHPDVALFVQASPALCCASLITEAMRERIEAVTGVPVVSVTYDGTGGGKNDVIVPYLRHLRQKAMNGVFFRTHA, from the coding sequence ATGCCGGAACCGAGAAATATCCTCGGTATCGATGTCGGATCAGTTGCCATCGGTCTGGTGGTGGTCGATCGGCGGAAACGGGTTGTCGTTTCCGCTTACCGTTTTCATCATGGGGAAGTGCGCCGGGCCCTGGCGGAAACGCTTGCCGCCCAGATCGATCTGCAGCAGATCGATCTGATCGCCGCCACCGCGTCCACGCCGATGTGGGTCAAGGCCGATCGCCGTTACGACAATCAGGTCGCCGTCATCACCGCGGCGCGAATGGCGATCCCCCGGGTACGCGGCATCCTCAACGTTGGCGGCGAAAAATTCAGCCTGGCCGTGTTCGATGAACAGGGCAGTTATCGGGGGTCCCGAGCAAATACTTCGTGTGCTGCCGGTACCGGGGCTTTTCTTGATCAGCAGGCGGTTCGCCTGTCCCTGTCATCTGCCGAGGAGTTGGGAAACACGGCGCTCGCCTGCAGGACCGAGGGACCGAAGATCGCGTCCCGATGTGCTGTTTTTGCCAAGACCGACTTGATTCATGCCCAGCAGGAAGGATACCGCCTCGAAGAGATCTGCGACGGGCTCTGCCGGGGGTTGGCCAAAAACATTGTCGATACATTGTTTTCCGCAGAGATTGAGAGCGGAGACATCATTTTTTGCGGCGGCGTCAGTCGCAACCGGGCAGTGGTTCACCATATCGAGGATCTGACCGGACGCATCATCACCGTTCCCGACAACAGCCACCTCTTCGGCGCCATCGGCGCCTGCGTCTGTCTGCTGCAAGACAGGGAGGAACAAGACATCCCGGCTCGGCAGGGGGTGGCGCAAGCCGGAGTGATGGGCCGATCGTCGGTGGAGAAGAAGTACTACTACCAGCCATTGGCCTTGCAATGGTCGAGCTATCCCAGTTTTCAGGGCAGGGAACGCTACGAATATCCGGTTTCGGGCGGGGCTGCGGTTGAGGTCGATATCTACAGCGATCTTGCCGCGGAGACGGCATGGCAGGTACGCCTGGGGATTGATATCGGCTCGACCAGCACCAAGGCGGCGCTGGTTGATGCGGCGGGACAGGTGATTGCTGGTTTCTACACCAGGACCGCAGGACAACCGCTTGTAGCCGTACAATCCATATGCCGTAGCATTGCCGACATCGAAGCGAAACGAGGCCGCTCTTTCTCCATCAATGGCTGCGCAACGACCGGCTCGGGACGAAAATTCATCGGCATCATCGTCGGGGCCGACCTGGTGGTGGATGAGATCACCGCCCACGCCCGGGCTGCATACCAACTCAATCCACAGGTCGATACGATTATTGAGATCGGCGGCCAGGATGCCAAGTTTACCACCCTTGCCGATGGCCGGGTGACGTCGTCCACGATGAATACCGTCTGTGCTGCCGGTACCGGTTCCTTCATTGAGGAACAGGCGGCCCGGCTCGGTTGCCCGTTGGTCGAATTGAGCGACCGCACCGCCGGTATCGCTGCGCCGTTGGCCAGTGATCGCTGTACCGTGTTCATGGAGCGTGATATCAATCACCTGCTCAGCGAAGGGTACCGTGTCGACGAGGTGCTCGCCGCGGTCCTCCATTCGGTACGTGAAAACTATCTGCTCAAGGTGGCCCAGGAGAGCGCTATCGGAGATGTTGTCTGCTTCCAGGGAGCTACCGCCAAGAATCGCTCGTTGGTTGCCGCTTTTGAACAAAAATTGGGCAAGCCGATTCACGTATCCCGCTTCTGCCACCTGACCGGCGCCCTCGGTTCCGCTTTGATTCTCGCCGATGAAGAAAACGACCAGCGATCTGCCAGCCGTTTCGTCGGGCTCGAACTGCACCGTCTGACGATTCCCCTCCGCAGCGAAGTCTGTGACCTGTGTGCCAACCATTGCAAATTGTCGGTGGCCGAGGTTGCTGGTAAACAGGTTGCCTATGGGTTCCTGTGCGGCCGGGACTATGATACCAAGGCTTTTGTCAAGCGTGAATCCCGAGCTTACGATCTGCTCGGCGAGCGCCGCCGCCCATTGAAGAAAACACGCGTTACAGCGTCGGACGAAATACGCATCGGTATTCCGGCAGCGGTTCACCTGATCGATGATATGGGTTTGTGGCAGCGATTTTTCTCCTATCTGGATATCCCGACGGTGATCAGCCACTCCAGTCGCGATGCGCTGAAACGGGGAACCTATCTGCGCAAAGCTGAATTCTGTGCTCCGGTTACCGCCATGCACGGGCACGTGGACTGGTTGCTCGACCAGGCCGATTATGTCTTCCTGCCCGTCTATCTGGAAGACAGGACCCGGGAAGGGCGAAGACATTATTGCTATTACACCCAATATCTGCCGCCGCTCGCCGCCGCGGCGGTGCCTGAGGGAGACGACCGAGTACTGAGTCCGGTTCTGCGTTATCTCTACACGTCGTTTCACACCAAGATGCAGCTCTACCGGATGCTGCAGCCGATTACCAGAAGATCAATCGGCTTTCTTGAAGTCAGTACCGCCTATGATCGAGCGTCGAGCGAGGATCAGAACGACCGGATAACGCGGCGTCAGGCCTTCGCCCAGCGTCTCCAGGAGCGTCAAGGCGACGACGGTGATATTGCCGTAGTCTTTCTCGGGCGTCCCTACAATGTCTTGGCTCCTGAACTGAACGGCTCCATCCCCGGCCTGTTCAGAAGTCTTGGCATCGACGCTTATTTTCAGGACATGGTTGCGGTGGAGCCGGAGAGCTTGCAGCGGATCCGGCCGCTCCTCAATGAGATTCATTGGAAATACGCCGCCCGTATACTGGAGAAGGCGGAGGCCATCGGGGCTCTGCCGGGAGTTTACCCGGTCTACCTGACATCGTTCAAGTGTGCCCCCGATTCGTTTGCTCTGGATTATTTCAAGCGGATCATGGCCCATCACAACAAACCCTATTTGATTCTCGAGCTGGATGAGCATGACTCGAATGTCGGTTACGAGACGCGTATCGAAGCAGCCGTCCGGTCCTTCCGCAATCACCGAGCCGGAGCAGAGGCGGCGAAACGCACGCACTCACTGTTTGTCAGACCACAGGCGCAGCGGGATTGTACGGGAAAGACGATCATCTTTCCCAATTGGGATCGCATTACCTGTTCATTTTTGGTCTCGGTTCTTCGGCATGAAGGGATTGATGCCGTCCTCATGGAAGAGAGTGACGATTCGATTCGACGCAGCCTGAAGCACAATACCGGTCAATGCATCCCGCTCAACGCCATTGCCCAAGGCTACATGGACACCATTGCGGCGCACGGATTGGAGCCGGACCGTTGCCTGCTCTGGTTGAACGAGTCCTGGCTGGCCTGCAATATCAGGCTCTACCCCCATCATATCCGAACCATACTGGCCGATCATGGCCTGAGAGATGCCGGCGTCTATCTCGGTAACCTGTCCTTGTCTGAGATCGGTCTGCGGGCCGTCAAGGATGCCTATTTTTGTTACCTTTTCGGTGGCATGCTGCGTCGAGTGGCGTGCCGTATCAGACCCTACGAGGTCTATCCGGGCGAGACGGACCGGGTCGTTGAACGGGCCATCACCATGCTCAACGAGGCCTTTGCCGGGGGACTGGACAAAGAAGGGATGCTCGAGGAAATCATCGGTCGTTTCGAGTGGATCGAGACCCGCTCCGAACCGCGCCCCAAGGTAGCCATCTTCGGAGACCTCTATTCCCGGGACAACCGCGTCATGAATCAGGATCTGATCCGCTTCATCGAACGTCATGGCGGCGAGGTCCTGACCACACCGTACAGCGATTATGCCAAGATGATCGCCTTTCCCTATTTCCGCAAGTGGTTCAACGAGGGGCACTATCTGCATGTGCTATCCAATTCGGCGGCCTTGATGACCATGAAACAGCTGGAGAAGACGTATCAGGCTATTTTCAATCGGATTCTGCGGGAGCCGGTCAAGGAGTTCAACGATTCGCCGGCCGATATCCTCGCCCGTTTCGGTGTGGCTATCGAACATACCGGAGAGTCCATGGACAATCTGCTCAAGGTCCATTACACGAAGAAATTTCACCCTGACGTCGCCCTCTTCGTCCAAGCCAGCCCGGCCTTGTGTTGTGCCTCGTTGATCACCGAGGCAATGCGTGAAAGGATCGAAGCGGTGACCGGTGTCCCGGTGGTGTCGGTGACCTATGACGGAACCGGCGGTGGCAAGAACGATGTGATCGTCCCCTATCTCAGGCATTTGCGTCAAAAGGCGATGAATGGGGTGTTTTTCCGGACGCATGCTTGA